The following proteins are co-located in the Triticum aestivum cultivar Chinese Spring chromosome 1A, IWGSC CS RefSeq v2.1, whole genome shotgun sequence genome:
- the LOC123039708 gene encoding aspartate--tRNA ligase 1, cytoplasmic, protein MVVPTGGASAEAENLRQKRLMGKKEEGSPTAAADAKILPQKRPPGKKGGGSPTAAADARILPQKRPPGKKGEGSPPAAAETKNLLRKQMLGKKGEGTPTAAPDAKNPYLKQPAGENAVGSRTASADETSDGEQLLSLSEALYSKSYGDVPVEVFMTVPVRRPLDRLNLADISREAAGRIVLVQGFAQTIKKVNKNITLVVLREGLSSIKCVVLADDPGICEDMVTFIRKLNKESFVEVEGLIETMRGTQQIRVKKLYCIDEAGGLPFQLEDAARGAHKQFDTQGKKLAHVSLSVRLNSRFFDLRIRVSQAVFWIQSEVTTHFMQFMIKGGFMCTHTPKITGVSEGGSAVFKVNYFKEQASLAQSPQLYKQMLINGGINRVFEVGPVYRAEDSNTHRHLCEYIGLHAEMQIKEHYFEVIDFVDALFVDLFDHLAKNCSEMLDIIQEQYPCERLKYLQQNVRLKYSDGIKMLQESGFPIQEPQDLNNKAELMLGKLVLEKYKTDFFILYEFPLAVRPFYTMPSGQERNPGSYSNSFDAYIRGQEVLSGSQRIHNKSLLIKRIDERGYIKAIFQQFTDTFGCGAPPRGGFGAGLERLVMLYLGVPDIRIASLFPRDPGRLVP, encoded by the exons ATGGTGGTTCCCACGGGCGGGGCAAGCGCGGAGGCCGAAAATCTTCGCCAGAAGCGGTTGATGGGCAAGAAGGAAGAGGGCTCGCCGACGGCGGCGGCCGACGCCAAGATTCTTCCTCAGAAGCGCCCGCCGGGCAAGAAGGGCGGGGGCTCGCCGACGGCGGCGGCCGACGCCAGGATTCTTCCTCAGAAGCGCCCGCCGGGCAAGAAGGGAGAGGGGTCGCCGCCGGCAGCGGCGGAGACCAAGAATCTTCTTCGGAAGCAAATGTTGGGCAAGAAAGGAGAGGGCACGCCGACTGCAGCCCCGGACGCCAAGAATCCTTACCTGAAGCAGCCGGCCGGCGAGAATGCAGTTGGCTCGCGGACGGCCTCCGCGGACGAAACCTCTGACGGCGAGCAGTTGCTGAGCTTATCTGAAGCTCTGTATTCGAAGAGTTACGGTGATGTACCGGTGGAGGTGTTCATGACTGTGCCGGTCCGGCGGCCTCTTGACCGGCTCAATCTGGCAGATATCAGCCGTGAAGCCGCAGGCAGGATTGTGCTGGTGCAGGGCTTTGCGCAGACGATAAAGAAGGTGAACAAGAACATTACTCTGGTAGTCCTCAGAGAGGGTTTGAGCAGTATCAAGTGTGTCGTGTTGGCGGATGATCCGGGGATATGCGAGGACATGGTTACTTTCATCCGGAAGCTGAATAAGGAAAGCTTTGTTGAAGTTGAAGGACTAATTGAGACGATGCGTGGCACCCAGCAG ATTCGAGTCAAGAAGCTATACTGTATTGACGAGGCGGGTGGACTCCCATTTCAGCTCGAGGATGCAGCCCGAGGAGCACATAAACAGTTTGACACG CAAGGAAAAAAGCTAGCCCATGTTTCCCTCAGTGTTCGCTTGAACTCAAGGTTCTTTGATCTCAGGATTAGGGTCAGTCAGGCTGTCTTCTGGATTCAGAGTGAAGTAACGACT CATTTCATGCAGTTTATGATCAAAGGGGGATTCATGTGTACCCATACCCCCAAAATTACTGGAGTTAGTGAGGGAGGATCAGCGGTCTTTAAGGTGAACTACTTCAAAGAACAAGCGTCCCTGGCACAGTCACCCCAACTCTATAAACAAATGCTTATCAACGGAGGAATAAACCGAGTGTTTGAGGTCGGTCCTGTTTATCGCGCAGAAGATTCAAATACTCACAGGCATCTTTGCGAATACATAGGTCTTCATGCAGAGATGCAAATCAAGGAGCATTATTTTGAG GTTATAGATTTCGTTGATGCGCTGTTTGTTGACTTATTTGATCACCTGGCCAAAAACTGTTCAGAGATGCTGGACATAATACAAGAACAATACCCCTGTGAAAGACTGAAG TACCTTCAGCAAAATGTGAGGCTCAAATACTCCGATGGAATCAAAATGTTACAA GAATCGGGTTTTCCAATCCAAGAGCCACAAGACTTAAACAATAAGGCGGAGCTAATGCTAGGGAAACTCGTCCTTGAGAA GTACAAAACAGATTTCTTCATATTGTACGAGTTTCCATTGGCAGTCAGACCATTTTACACAATGCCGTCCGGGCAAGAGCGTAATCCTGGTAGTTACAGTAATTCCTTCGATGCTTACATTAGAG GCCAAGAAGTCCTTTCAGGTTCTCAGAGGATCCACAATAAGTCGTTGCTGATTAAAAGGATAGATGAGCGGGGATATATCAAAGCAATCTTTCAGCAGTTCACGGATACTTTCGG GTGCGGAGCACCACCGAGAGGAGGTTTCGGAGCTGGACTCGAGCGGCTTGTGATGCTTTACTTAGGAGTGCCGGATATTAGAATTGCTTCACTTTTTCCGCGTGACCCTGGCCGCCTGGTTCCCTGA